Proteins from one Ipomoea triloba cultivar NCNSP0323 chromosome 1, ASM357664v1 genomic window:
- the LOC115998361 gene encoding uncharacterized protein LOC115998361: MQKFFGQALHSRLFSPFIVLKPAYLFGWEKLFYTTICMTPKALCIFWNCCFCIEIRNAIEEPLSANISGGKTCRFFMTYHGMQYFLQTAVHQGINQKKRGHGYMKFRLRPSTKPINKICSNKHGHKITSLSWKRHLRDLIELVTTRSGIK; the protein is encoded by the exons ATGCAAAAGTTTTTTG GTCAAGCACTCCACAGCCGACTTTTTTCGCCGTTTATTGTATTGAAACCTGCATATCTGTTCGGGTGGGAAAAACTGTTCTATACAACAATTTGCATGACCCCAAAGGCGTTATGCATATTTTGGAACTGCTGCTTTTGTATTGAGATCCGGAATGCCATTGAGGAACCTTTAAGTGCCAATATTTCAGGTGGGAAAACCTGCAGGTTCTTCATGACTTACCATGGAATGCA GTATTTCTTACAAACAGCAGTACATCAAGGTATCAACCAGAAAAAGAGAGGCCATGGTTATATGAAATTCAG ATTGCGACCATCAACTAAACCGATCAACAAAATTTGCAGTAACAAACATGGTCATAAGATTACCTCTTTGTCATGGAAGAGGCATTTGCGCGACTTGATAGAATTGGTAACAACGCGATCGGGGATCAAATAG
- the LOC116010756 gene encoding phospholipase A1-IIgamma-like, with protein MTGIADRWSVLSGSDNWEGLLEPLDSDLRRYLIHYGTMIEPARDAFIEDDASKNVGLPRYARRNLFQNTGLVKGNPFKYEVTKYFYATSELAIWKESDWIGYVAVATDEGKVALGRRDIVVVWRGTIRELEWIDDVIFLFVNAPLIFGQNSDPLVHEGWHYMYTTTTDKDNGKSPRDQIREEVARLVELYKDEEVSITVIGHSLGSSMATLNAVDLAVNPINNNNNNKVVPITAFLYASPKVGDENFKKAFSNQQNLRALRISDLNDPIPKLPPFGWKEGETVESSKLYEDVGVGLEIESKKSNYLKPAPAENPLYYHELMLYLHGIDLYQTPQGTFERKGVFDLAKVNKYQDSLIEDYRIPTEWFNIKDKGMVQQEDGSYILDDHEPDDNEVF; from the exons atgACTGGCATAGCTGATAGATGGAGTGTTCTGAGTGGGAGTGATAACTGGGAAGGGCTTCTGGAGCCTTTGGATTCGGATCTCCGCCGCTACCTCATTCACTACGGAACCATGATTGAACCCGCCCGTGATGCTTTCATCGAGGATGATGCTTCCAAAAATGTTGGATTGCCGCGATACGCCAGGAGAAACCTCTTTCAAAATACAGGACTTGTGAAGGGAAACCCTTTCaa ATATGAAGTGACCAAATACTTTTATGCAACATCTGAATTAGCAATCTGGAAGGAATCAGACTGGATTGGATATGTTGCTGTGGCCACGGATGAAGGGAAAGTTGCTTTAGGACGAAGAGACATTGTGGTTGTTTGGAGGGGAACAATCCGAGAACTAGAGTGGATTGATGATGTCATATTCCTTTTTGTTAATGCGCCATTAATCTTTGGCCAAAACTCTGATCCTCTGGTGCATGAGGGTTGGCACTATATGTACACCACCACCACCGATAAAGATAATGGAAAGAGTCCCAGAGATCAG attcgtGAAGAAGTTGCAAGACTTGTTGAGTTATACAAGGACGAGGAAGTTAGCATAACCGTGATAGGACACAGCTTGGGTTCATCCATGGCAACACTAAACGCAGTAGACCTGGCTGTCAATccaatcaacaacaacaataataataaagttgttCCTATCACTGCTTTCTTGTATGCAAGCCCCAAAGTAGGGGACGAGAATTTTAAAAAAGCCTTCTCTAATCAACAAAACCTTCGAGCCTTGCGAATCTCCGACCTCAATGATCCTATTCCGAAACTTCCGCCCTTCGGATGGAAAGAAGGTGAAACCGTAGAGTCATCAAAACTTTACGAAGATGTGGGGGTGGGTTTGGAGATTGAATCTAAGAAATCCAACTATTTGAAGCCAGCTCCAGCTGAGAACCCACTCTATTATCACGAATTGATGCTTTATTTGCATGGAATTGACTTATACCAGACGCCTCAAGGAACGTTTGAGCGTAAGGGAGTCTTTGATCTTGCCAAAGTTAATAAGTATCAGGATTCTTTGATAGAAGATTATCGTATACCGACAGAATGGTTTAACATAAAGGATAAAGGAATGGTTCAGCAAGAGGACGGAAGTTATATCCTTGATGATCATGAGCCTGATGATAATGAGGTGTTTTAA